TTCAGGCACTCCGACGGCCGGACAGCAACCGTCCTGTCATAAGGGCGAAGATCTTGGACGAGGGATAACGGCCAAGATCCTCAAGGACGTTGGTGTCACCAGGAACGACTTTCTAGCTTGGTATAGTGGTCAACGCTGACCAAACCCCTGGCTGCCCCTGCCACCGGATAGACCGCGTCCATCCGCAACACCTGCGCAGCGTACTCGATGGCAGCCCTTACCCCATCCTCAGTCAAGCTCGGATGGGCAGCTACGATTTGCTCAACTGTCTCCCCCGCCGCCAGCTTCTCAAGGATCAGCTCCACAGTGACCCTCGTGCCCGCGACGACGGGTTTCCCCATCATCACGCGTGGGTCGCTC
The Bacillota bacterium genome window above contains:
- a CDS encoding DUF433 domain-containing protein, whose product is MLGVLPVVEAARIVSDPRVMMGKPVVAGTRVTVELILEKLAAGETVEQIVAAHPSLTEDGVRAAIEYAAQVLRMDAVYPVAGAARGLVSVDHYTKLESRSW